The genomic window TCCCTGGTGTTGTTTTAAATCCTGAATTTTCGGTTGATAACGGCTTAAGCTGGGATCCCTGGACAGGGGAGTACATCATCGGAACTGTAGGTACTTCAACCAACAGCAATACCTTCTCCCTTCAGATTCGCGGACAGGTGAATCCATCTGCTGCCGAAGGAAGCCAGATCGTCAATACTGCGACTGTAACAAGTACCCTGTCTTTCGATCCAAATCCAAATAACAACAGTTCTGCGGCAACCAACAATGTCACTGATCTGACTGACCTGAAAATTACGAAAGTTGATTCCCCGGATCCTGTAATTCCGGGTCAAACACTTACCTACACCATTACAGTGGAGAACCTCGGCCCTTCGGATGCGCAAAATGTTGTGGCAACAGATAACCTGCCCGCTGGATTGCTTTCAGCAAATGCATCTGCTACTGCCGGAAGTTGGAATTCACCCTACTGGAATTTGGGAACTCTGGCAGCCGGTGCATCACAAACCCTTACCATAACCGCCGTAGTTGGTGAGTTGGCCAATGGCGCCATCCTTACCAATACTGCTACTGTGATTACAAGTACGCAGGAGGTAATTACAGGAAACAATATGTCAACGGTAACGACTACCATTACTGCCAATCCGCAAATCAGCATGACCAAAACTGCAGATAAAACCAGTAATGTTGTTGTCAATGAAACAATTACCTATACCTATGTGGTCACCAACACAGGTAACGTGGTAATGAATAACATTACTGTCGCCGATTTACACAGTGGTTTTGGTAGCCTGAGTGCTATCACCCCGGCATCAATCCCAATGCTTGCTGTTGGATCGTCTGCTACTTTCACTGCCACCTATATTGTTACTCAAGAAGATATTAATGCACAATTTGATATCGTAAATACAGCTACTGCCACTGCAACTTTTGCCGGTCAAAGTTTTACAGCTTCTGCAAATGAAACAGTAATTCTAACCACTGCAAATCCATCAATTTTCCTCAATAAATTTGCTGATGATATTACAGAAGTAGTTACAGGCCAGATATTAACCTACACCTACGAAGTGACCAACACTGGCAATGTGGTAATGAGTAACGTTACAGTGGCCGACCTTCACAGTGGAGCAGGAGCGCTAAGTAACATTAATCCTGCAAGTATTCCTTCACTTGGGATTGGACAAACAGTCACTTTCACAGCGACCTATCAAGTCACACAGGAAGACATTGACTTGCAACTGGACATTGTGAATACTGCGACTGCAACTGCCACTTACAACGGCGATGATTACCAGGATTTCGATGCTGAAATAGTGGATGTGAAGGACAAAGAGCCATCAATTCTGGTGACAAAACTGGCAAATCCGCAGATTTACAGTGTCCTTGGACAACCGGTAACCTACACGATCACAGTTAAGAATACCGGCAATGTAACCTTGAATAATGTTATCGTAGCTGATCCGCTGACCGGCTTGAACACTACCACGCTGACCCTTTCTCCAAATGAAGAGTTGACTTATGTTGAGACCTATTTTATAACACTCCAGAATCTTATCAATGGTACTGTAACCAACACCGCGACTGCAGCAGGAGAGGATCCTCAGGGTAATCCGGTTGAAAATGAAGCCTCCGAAATCATTACAGCGGTATTTAATGATATCCTTGCTGAAGATGATAACTATGGTCCTTTTACCGGATACGACGGCAACCCCAATGCAGGTAATGTGCTGGACAATGATGAGTTTAACGGAAACCTGGCAACTGTAAGCGAAATTGATATTTCAATTGTGATTCCAGCAGTACCGATAAATGGTGGTCCGGTTCCATCAATCGATCCTTTAACGGGTAATCTGAATATTCCACCGCAGACTCCCGCCGGCGTTTACACAATTACCTACAGGATTTGTGAAGATTTTAATCCTGTTAATTGC from Bacteroidales bacterium includes these protein-coding regions:
- a CDS encoding DUF11 domain-containing protein, which encodes PGVVLNPEFSVDNGLSWDPWTGEYIIGTVGTSTNSNTFSLQIRGQVNPSAAEGSQIVNTATVTSTLSFDPNPNNNSSAATNNVTDLTDLKITKVDSPDPVIPGQTLTYTITVENLGPSDAQNVVATDNLPAGLLSANASATAGSWNSPYWNLGTLAAGASQTLTITAVVGELANGAILTNTATVITSTQEVITGNNMSTVTTTITANPQISMTKTADKTSNVVVNETITYTYVVTNTGNVVMNNITVADLHSGFGSLSAITPASIPMLAVGSSATFTATYIVTQEDINAQFDIVNTATATATFAGQSFTASANETVILTTANPSIFLNKFADDITEVVTGQILTYTYEVTNTGNVVMSNVTVADLHSGAGALSNINPASIPSLGIGQTVTFTATYQVTQEDIDLQLDIVNTATATATYNGDDYQDFDAEIVDVKDKEPSILVTKLANPQIYSVLGQPVTYTITVKNTGNVTLNNVIVADPLTGLNTTTLTLSPNEELTYVETYFITLQNLINGTVTNTATAAGEDPQGNPVENEASEIITAVFNDILAEDDNYGPFTGYDGNPNAGNVLDNDEFNGNLATVSEIDISIVIPAVPINGGPVPSIDPLTGNLNIPPQTPAGVYTITYRICEDFNPVNCDEALVSVIVVEAPILAENDNFGFVYGNTGNANIGNVLDNDMLNDLPVDISDVQISIVNPATDPGVSIDINTGILGVAANTPGGLYTITYQICEVLNPANCDDAVVTVFVMYPELTVTKTADPQTYSEVGEAISYTITVKNTGNVILNDVLVTDPLTGLNTTTLTLTPNQELVYTEIYFTTSQDVSNGTVTNTVTANGEDPIGGPVADDATAIIYLDCVAIEAWVYLEGAAISPSGMAVYALPMRTDLNNKHILPGQTFNDFFFGTQYTPAGQPYNAAPWFYFGTEGVGFDSDGIAANGDAGYPSTVVDWVLVSLRDNPKGVGGPVCQAAALLHKDGTIEFVNGSFTCCGLNLNSSYWIVIEHRNHLIVMSHEDVEIVNNKITYDFRNKQSYIDPDVLFPQLFVRQKEVLPGVFAMFGGNGQQSFTSQSDTDINSDDRVFWGGENGIFGYYRIGDFNLNGDVNFNDRTIWEFNNGQFTSVSRD